The following proteins are co-located in the Paludibaculum fermentans genome:
- the panD gene encoding aspartate 1-decarboxylase, whose protein sequence is MLRKLLKSKLHRATLTGAELHYEGSLGVDEDLLKAAGLQPNEAVHVWNVNNGSRLQTYVVPAPAGSGAVCLYGSVARKGQAGDVVIIAAFGWMDEEEARVHRPQVVLLGEGNQVKAVR, encoded by the coding sequence ATGCTGCGAAAGCTATTGAAGTCGAAGCTGCACCGGGCCACCTTGACTGGCGCGGAGCTGCACTACGAAGGCAGCCTGGGCGTGGACGAAGATCTTCTGAAAGCGGCCGGGCTGCAGCCGAACGAGGCGGTTCACGTGTGGAATGTGAACAACGGATCCCGGCTTCAGACGTATGTCGTGCCGGCTCCGGCGGGCTCCGGAGCGGTGTGTCTGTACGGCTCGGTGGCCCGGAAAGGGCAGGCCGGGGATGTGGTGATCATCGCGGCCTTTGGCTGGATGGACGAAGAGGAAGCCCGGGTCCACCGGCCTCAGGTTGTGCTGCTGGGCGAAGGGAACCAGGTGAAGGCCGTGCGCTGA
- a CDS encoding type III pantothenate kinase gives MLLCVDVGNTQIFAGVYDGDELKVTFRRTSNIRSSSDEFGLFFRSMLRENGIDPAQVEMAAVCAVVPDIVHSLRNCFRKYFHLEPFVLGPGVRTGLKIRYRNPLEVGADKIANSIGALLRFPGRNLLIVDFGTATTLCAVSKEKEYLGGIITPGIYTSMEMLESKTARLPAVEIVRPAEVLGRSTVESIQAGLFYGTAATVKFLAEAVTANYFAQERPLVISTGGFGALFKGEGLFDATVPELSLLGLKRAVELSKGQG, from the coding sequence ATGCTGCTCTGCGTGGACGTGGGCAATACTCAGATCTTCGCGGGCGTGTACGACGGCGACGAACTGAAGGTGACGTTCCGGCGGACCTCCAACATCCGGTCGTCCTCCGATGAGTTCGGCCTGTTCTTCCGCAGCATGCTGCGCGAGAACGGCATCGATCCGGCGCAGGTGGAGATGGCGGCGGTATGCGCCGTGGTGCCGGACATCGTGCACTCGCTGCGCAACTGCTTCCGCAAGTACTTCCATCTGGAGCCGTTCGTGCTGGGCCCGGGCGTCAGGACGGGGCTCAAGATCCGCTACCGCAATCCGCTGGAGGTGGGCGCGGATAAGATCGCTAACTCCATCGGCGCGTTGCTGCGCTTCCCGGGCCGCAATCTTTTGATCGTCGACTTCGGCACGGCCACCACGCTCTGCGCCGTGAGCAAGGAGAAGGAGTACCTGGGCGGCATCATCACTCCGGGCATCTACACGTCGATGGAGATGCTGGAGTCGAAGACGGCGCGGTTGCCGGCGGTGGAGATCGTGCGGCCGGCGGAGGTGCTGGGGCGGTCGACCGTAGAGAGCATCCAGGCCGGGCTCTTTTACGGTACGGCGGCCACCGTGAAGTTCCTGGCCGAGGCCGTGACGGCGAACTACTTCGCACAGGAGCGGCCGCTGGTGATCTCGACCGGCGGCTTCGGAGCACTGTTCAAGGGCGAAGGCTTGTTCGACGCCACCGTGCCGGAACTGTCACTGCTGGGCTTGAAGAGAGCGGTCGAACTGTCGAAAGGACAGGGTTGA